A genome region from Populus alba chromosome 3, ASM523922v2, whole genome shotgun sequence includes the following:
- the LOC118028454 gene encoding LOW QUALITY PROTEIN: BTB/POZ domain-containing protein At5g41330 (The sequence of the model RefSeq protein was modified relative to this genomic sequence to represent the inferred CDS: deleted 1 base in 1 codon): protein MPTFTTTTMASRNDNLNPQKLMLNPSTGSSIVTINVGGQIFQTTDQTLTLAGPSSLFSQLSELTHLGPHFIDRDPELFSILLSLLRTGNLPSKAKSYDLQDLIEESKFYKIESLLVNSLSNPSQFDPFNLQKTLILPLNGRDTASTVATTPYGTLHVSHGSKITSFDWSLQRKSTTLTQFTAIDSMLAISPNLVAAGATDFSGLQILDLEKNGFVLETLNWENVTKSGSTVQAIGSSNDMLFTSFESSRRNSNSIMVYDLKTFSPVTEIGHYEIFGADLDSAIPATKLKWVESYNVVMAAGSHSGPSGVLGNVKFWDIRSGNVVWEFKEKVDCFSDITVSDSLSSIFKVGVNSGEVFNADLRKLGSEGHDSWVCLGDDRKVGNVRKEGVGCRIESHGNQVFCSKGGDIELWSEVVMGSLRKREEGLPERVFRKNLMGRVKDMEGSRVTNLAFGGNKLFVTRKDQQSVEVWQSSVRGF, encoded by the exons ATGCCTACCTTTACAACAACTACCATGGCCTCTCGAAACGACAACCTAAATCCCCAGAAACTCATGCTCAATCCATCAACAGGATCAAGCATAGTAACAATTAACGTCGGTGGGCAAATCTTTCAAACAACAGATCAAACTCTAACTCTAGCAGGTCCAAGTTCCCTCTTTTCCCAGCTCTCCGAGTTGACTCATCTCGGCCCCCATTTCATAGACCGAGACCCCGAGTTGTTCTCTATCCTCTTATCCCTCTTAAGAACCGGAAATCTCCCGTCAAAGGCCAAGTCTTATGATCTCCAAGATTTGATTGAAGAGTCAAAGTTTTACAAGATTGAATCTTTATTGGTTAATTCCCTCTCAAACCCATCTCAATTCGACCCTTTTAACCTCCAGAAAACCCTAATTTTGCCCTTGAAT GGCCGGGACACGGCGTCAACGGTTGCTACGACACCGTATGGTACCTTGCACGTGTCTCATGGTAGCAAGATCACATCTTTTGACTGGTCATTGCAGAGAAAGTCAACGACTTTGACCCAATTCACTGCAATTGATTCTATGTTAGCGATTTCCCCAAACTTGGTGGCTGCTGGGGCTACTGACTTCTCGGGGTTGCAAATTTTGGATCTTGAGAAAAATGGTTTTGTCTTGGAGACATTGAATTGGGAAAATGTGACTAAATCAGGGTCAACAGTACAAGCAATTGGGTCATCTAATGATATGTTGTTTACGAGTTTCGAATCAAGTAGGCGAAACTCGAATTCGATAATGGTTTATGATTTAAAGACTTTTTCTCCAGTTACTGAGATTGGTCATTATGAAATATTCGGTGCTGATTTGGATTCTGCTATACCAGCCACGAAATTGAAGTGGGTAGAGAGTTACAATGTGGTAATGGCGGCAGGGTCTCACAGTGGACCGTCAGGCGTGTTAGGGAATGTGAAGTTCTGGGATATAAGGAGTGGAAATGTGGTTTGGGAATTCAAGGAAAAAGTTGATTGTTTTTCCGATATTACTGTTTCAGATAGTTTGTCATCGATTTTTAAAGTTGGGGTGAATTCTGGAGAGGTGTTTAATGCAGATTTGAGGAAGTTAGGGAGCGAGGGGCATGATTCGTGGGTTTGTTTAGGTGACGATAGGAAGGTGGGGAATGTGAGGAAAGAAGGGGTTGGGTGTAGGATTGAGTCTCATGGGAATCAAGTGTTCTGTAGTAAGGGTGGTGATATTGAGCTTTGGTCTGAGGTGGTGATGGGTTCGTTGAGGAAGAGAGAAGAGGGATTGCCAGAAAGGGTGTTTAGGAAGAATTTGATGGGGAGAGTGAAGGACATGGAAGGCTCAAGGGTTACAAATTTAGCTTTTGGAGGGAACAAATTGTTTGTGACGAGGAAGGATCAGCAGTCCGTTGAGGTTTGGCAAAGTTCTGTCAGgggattttga